The Panacibacter microcysteis genome includes a window with the following:
- a CDS encoding VOC family protein: MRTGDTKRLADFYSLFGLIFEFHKHGNSPFHYSAKIGQTVLEIYPLTKSQKEADKNLRLGFGIDNFDQTVLSLKELKVSFSLEPTQTDFGFMAIISDPDERKIELYKK, encoded by the coding sequence TTGCGAACAGGCGACACAAAAAGACTTGCCGACTTTTATAGTTTGTTTGGGCTGATTTTTGAATTTCATAAACACGGAAACTCCCCATTTCATTATTCAGCTAAAATTGGCCAAACGGTTTTGGAAATTTATCCGTTGACAAAAAGCCAAAAAGAGGCAGACAAAAATTTACGATTAGGGTTTGGTATTGACAATTTTGACCAGACAGTTTTGAGTTTAAAAGAATTAAAAGTTTCATTTTCATTGGAACCGACACAAACTGACTTCGGGTTTATGGCTATTATTTCTGATCCAGACGAACGAAAAATAGAACTTTACAAAAAGTAG
- a CDS encoding tyrosine-type recombinase/integrase has translation MLRHSFATHLLEKGIDIKYIKDLLGHFNIKTTERYLHVRKDKLINIISPLDDLWQKGKIAW, from the coding sequence GTGTTGAGGCATAGTTTTGCAACCCATTTGCTTGAAAAAGGGATTGATATTAAATACATCAAGGATTTGTTAGGTCATTTTAATATTAAAACCACTGAGCGATATTTACATGTACGTAAAGACAAGCTGATAAATATTATAAGCCCTTTAGATGACCTCTGGCAGAAAGGTAAGATAGCATGGTAA
- a CDS encoding tyrosine-type recombinase/integrase, with translation MSISHSLISYEGKKRILVSFPPNRHLNGLMKMVPGARWSNTLKGWHIPDTTDNRKKCKLAATDITTTETSVSTQQTVLPVQNSSNNQEEMQKFLQCLTLKAYSKSTIKTYRNEFAQLLHLLKDKPVQDLAPHHLQKYFLYCLKQGMKENTLHSRMNALKFYYEQVLHRHTMFFDIPRPKKPLQLPKVLNEDELAGMFRALPNLKHKALLFTVYSAGLRVSEVVNLKLRHIDSGRMQVLIENAKGKKDRYVPLSPVLLDILRSYIKQYKTKPKIYLFESEQTGEPYPTRTVQKIFQMAKHKAGISKHAGIHVC, from the coding sequence ATGAGTATTTCCCATTCTTTGATCAGCTACGAAGGAAAAAAGCGCATTCTGGTAAGCTTTCCACCTAACCGGCATTTAAACGGGCTCATGAAAATGGTACCAGGAGCCCGGTGGAGCAATACACTAAAAGGCTGGCATATACCCGATACTACAGACAACAGGAAAAAGTGCAAACTGGCCGCTACAGATATAACCACTACAGAAACATCGGTTTCAACACAGCAAACTGTTTTACCGGTTCAAAACAGTAGTAATAACCAGGAGGAAATGCAAAAATTTTTGCAGTGCCTTACTCTAAAAGCCTATAGTAAATCTACCATAAAAACTTATCGCAATGAATTTGCACAACTACTGCATCTGTTAAAAGATAAGCCGGTACAGGATTTAGCACCACATCACCTGCAAAAGTATTTCCTCTACTGCCTGAAACAGGGCATGAAAGAAAATACATTACATAGCCGGATGAATGCTTTGAAGTTCTACTATGAGCAGGTGTTGCACAGGCACACCATGTTTTTTGACATACCAAGACCAAAGAAACCATTGCAACTGCCCAAAGTATTAAATGAAGATGAACTGGCAGGTATGTTCAGGGCATTACCAAATCTTAAACACAAAGCATTGTTGTTTACTGTTTACAGCGCCGGGTTAAGGGTTAGTGAGGTAGTCAATCTCAAACTCCGTCATATAGATAGTGGCAGGATGCAGGTACTCATTGAAAATGCCAAAGGTAAAAAAGACAGGTATGTGCCCCTGAGCCCCGTGTTACTGGATATACTCAGAAGCTATATAAAGCAGTATAAAACAAAGCCAAAAATATATCTTTTCGAATCAGAACAAACGGGTGAGCCATACCCGACGCGAACAGTACAAAAGATATTCCAGATGGCAAAGCATAAAGCGGGTATCAGCAAACACGCAGGCATACATGTGTGTTGA
- a CDS encoding NADP-dependent oxidoreductase, whose translation MTTAQIVLASRPKGLPVTDNFRMEQVDLPQINDGEILLKGLYYSVDPYMRGRMNDAKSYAPPFEIDQPIYGGVIGKVVESKSELHQPGDVVVGNFPWRRDFIVNEKEARKIDASLAPASYYLGILGMTGLTAYFGLMHIGKPKAGETVVVSGAAGAVGAVVGQIAKIQGCHVVGIAGSEEKVQLLITEFGFDKAINYNTTHDITKAIADACPNGVDVYFDNVGGEISDAVINNINFYARIPLCGQIALYNTTEIPVGPRLQPMLLTRSVLMQGFIIGQFQAQFQEGIEHLAKWVKEGKLKAHETIEHGFENLPKALLGLFKGNNTGKMLVEA comes from the coding sequence ATGACAACAGCACAAATCGTACTGGCATCCAGGCCAAAAGGTTTACCTGTAACCGATAATTTTAGAATGGAGCAAGTAGATCTTCCGCAAATAAATGATGGTGAGATACTGTTAAAAGGCCTGTACTATTCCGTTGATCCTTATATGCGTGGCAGGATGAATGACGCCAAATCTTACGCTCCGCCTTTCGAAATAGACCAACCCATATATGGCGGTGTTATTGGTAAAGTTGTGGAGAGTAAATCTGAACTGCATCAACCGGGAGATGTGGTAGTGGGTAATTTTCCCTGGCGCAGAGATTTTATTGTCAATGAAAAAGAAGCCAGGAAGATTGATGCAAGCCTGGCTCCTGCCAGCTATTACCTGGGTATACTGGGCATGACCGGCCTGACGGCCTACTTCGGATTAATGCATATCGGTAAACCCAAAGCCGGGGAAACAGTCGTTGTCTCCGGCGCAGCAGGTGCGGTGGGCGCTGTTGTAGGCCAGATTGCTAAAATCCAGGGATGCCATGTAGTAGGCATAGCAGGATCGGAAGAAAAAGTACAACTGCTGATTACTGAGTTTGGCTTTGATAAGGCGATTAACTACAACACCACACACGATATTACCAAAGCCATTGCAGATGCTTGCCCAAACGGTGTTGATGTTTACTTCGACAATGTAGGAGGTGAGATTTCAGATGCAGTGATCAATAACATTAACTTTTATGCGAGGATACCGTTATGCGGGCAAATCGCTTTGTACAATACTACGGAAATACCCGTTGGGCCAAGATTGCAGCCAATGTTGCTTACCAGGAGTGTGTTGATGCAGGGATTTATCATCGGGCAATTCCAGGCACAATTTCAGGAGGGCATTGAACACCTGGCAAAGTGGGTAAAAGAAGGAAAATTAAAAGCCCACGAAACGATTGAGCACGGTTTTGAAAACCTGCCAAAGGCATTACTCGGCTTATTTAAGGGAAACAATACCGGCAAAATGCTGGTAGAAGCCTGA
- a CDS encoding type 1 glutamine amidotransferase domain-containing protein: MNVLFVLTSHSALGNTGKKTGFWVEEFAAPYYVISDKGVNVTIASPMGGQPPVDPKSEAPDAQTAATKRFYADAALQEKLAHTKKLADVSAADFDAVFYPGGHGPMWDLYDDKHSITLIQNFWAAGKPLAAVCHAPAALLNVKNEKGEPLVKGKKVTGFTNSEEEGVQLTNVVPYLLEDELKAKGGNYSSGNDWSVYVVEDGMLITGQNPASSEEAAKKLLALLEAKS; this comes from the coding sequence ATGAACGTTTTATTTGTACTTACCTCACACAGTGCATTGGGCAATACCGGCAAGAAGACCGGCTTTTGGGTAGAAGAGTTCGCCGCTCCTTACTACGTAATCTCAGACAAAGGCGTAAACGTTACCATTGCCTCACCCATGGGAGGCCAGCCACCTGTTGATCCTAAAAGTGAAGCACCAGATGCGCAAACAGCAGCTACCAAACGCTTTTATGCAGATGCGGCATTACAGGAAAAACTGGCACATACCAAAAAACTGGCCGATGTGAGTGCCGCAGATTTTGACGCTGTTTTTTACCCCGGAGGGCATGGTCCTATGTGGGATTTATACGATGACAAACATTCAATAACACTGATACAAAACTTTTGGGCTGCAGGAAAACCATTAGCAGCAGTGTGCCATGCGCCGGCTGCCTTACTGAATGTTAAAAATGAAAAGGGTGAACCGCTGGTGAAAGGAAAAAAAGTAACCGGCTTTACCAACAGCGAAGAAGAAGGGGTGCAGCTTACAAATGTGGTTCCTTACCTGTTGGAAGATGAATTAAAAGCAAAAGGGGGCAACTATTCCAGCGGTAATGACTGGAGTGTGTACGTAGTAGAAGATGGTATGCTCATTACAGGGCAAAACCCTGCCAGCAGCGAAGAAGCAGCGAAGAAATTATTGGCTTTGCTGGAAGCAAAAAGCTGA
- a CDS encoding T9SS type A sorting domain-containing protein encodes MKKILVLFFLLYNYAIFSQSTFDERFSTTNNREDVHSISVDGNETILIAGRVAPASGGLSNLILNLIDKNGTLQWSKQYETSLLLGNIKCFITKNKEIMVLAQNMNADNTFGSSVLLIQLDKRGNILQAKKIESSNYTIRYTAGITQDSAGGFAIAYDAQQTSGTPTIISVLHLDSTLNVTWQKTVSVANAAADYFDTRLIVYTSSGNYAIAGKYSKIAPPVFQTWPTLMILNKNGKINSFKQIKTSRFGTANYESMWPSELLEQNNKFRFIGNYDFNGSNYYSFVLNNGTDSAMADILPDNIYSLQSYAQSKKLFGKRLSHDDQHFYLNKKGGFLNVHPSSTQTIKILAQQYDSLGRICPLYSLPYVDTTKTQLKIYVTDAAYTELAEDSINITDITFTATNFANQHIECIGGSAIAANTTTNAATLLQQPTVKLYPNPVQQFATVSFTTVKTGTVSFQVFSANGKLVQSSIAGFAAGVHQKRLNVSTLAAGLYAAVVTIDGKQTSIKFIKSNN; translated from the coding sequence ATGAAAAAAATATTAGTGCTCTTCTTCCTGCTGTATAATTATGCAATATTTTCCCAATCAACTTTCGATGAACGCTTTAGTACGACTAATAACAGGGAAGATGTACACTCCATAAGTGTAGATGGTAACGAGACTATTCTTATAGCCGGCAGAGTGGCCCCGGCTAGCGGTGGATTAAGTAATTTAATTTTAAATCTTATAGATAAAAATGGTACCCTGCAATGGTCAAAGCAGTATGAGACATCACTCCTTCTGGGGAACATAAAATGTTTTATTACAAAGAATAAAGAGATTATGGTGCTGGCACAGAACATGAATGCAGACAATACATTTGGCAGTTCTGTTCTTTTAATACAACTAGATAAAAGAGGCAATATTTTGCAGGCAAAAAAAATAGAAAGCAGTAATTATACAATTAGATATACAGCAGGTATAACGCAGGATAGTGCCGGTGGTTTTGCCATAGCATATGATGCACAGCAAACCTCAGGTACCCCTACCATTATTTCGGTACTCCATTTAGACAGCACACTTAACGTAACGTGGCAAAAAACAGTATCTGTGGCAAACGCTGCCGCAGATTATTTTGATACCCGGTTAATTGTTTACACATCGTCAGGTAATTATGCCATAGCCGGTAAATATAGTAAGATTGCCCCACCTGTTTTTCAAACATGGCCTACTTTAATGATCCTGAATAAGAATGGCAAAATCAACTCTTTCAAACAAATAAAAACGTCCCGGTTTGGAACGGCAAATTATGAATCTATGTGGCCAAGTGAACTTCTTGAGCAGAACAATAAATTCAGGTTTATTGGCAACTATGATTTTAATGGTTCCAATTACTATTCATTTGTGTTAAACAATGGCACAGATAGTGCCATGGCAGATATACTCCCGGATAATATCTACTCCCTTCAGTCTTATGCACAAAGCAAAAAGTTGTTTGGCAAAAGACTTAGTCATGATGATCAACATTTCTACCTTAACAAAAAAGGTGGTTTTCTAAACGTTCATCCCAGCTCTACTCAAACAATTAAAATCCTGGCGCAGCAGTATGATAGTCTCGGCCGCATTTGCCCATTGTATAGCTTACCATATGTTGACACAACAAAAACCCAGTTAAAAATATATGTAACTGATGCTGCTTACACAGAGCTGGCGGAAGACAGTATAAACATTACAGATATAACTTTTACTGCTACGAATTTTGCCAACCAGCATATTGAGTGTATTGGTGGTTCCGCTATAGCAGCAAACACAACAACCAATGCTGCCACCTTATTACAACAACCAACTGTAAAATTATATCCTAACCCTGTACAGCAGTTCGCCACTGTTTCTTTTACAACCGTCAAAACTGGTACAGTAAGCTTCCAGGTATTTTCAGCAAACGGAAAACTCGTGCAAAGCAGTATTGCCGGATTTGCAGCGGGTGTTCATCAAAAAAGATTAAACGTAAGCACTTTAGCTGCCGGATTGTACGCTGCAGTTGTTACTATTGATGGCAAACAAACCAGTATTAAATTTATAAAAAGTAATAATTAA
- a CDS encoding S41 family peptidase produces the protein MRIILTFIFFLLVPGLNAQTNTYLADLTALRAIIEKTASFRAQVKGDKLTAYNDLYHRLLSDSSMKPDSYEYFYNLAQLVFPLRDNHLGFYQLPDYQHLSTTESIDSFVATKELPAYPACKINLDSLKANLATRPADAIEGIYYYDKFYTVGLFKSEAHKYVGVVLDSDISLWKKGQVAIHLYEFGPNLYKAIYGHPKFKFFMLQPVEKYQNQSLINASFYGSYSQSVYTKQLTQTDYVRLPKTASKFALKNLQDDVQYLLIQTFQANHATAAVSQEFYDSVKTLLKAPHLVVDLRNNEGGAEKEMKKYLRLLQQYVNNGHLYVLVNNGTLSQAEIFTLELKKLANVTTVGQQTKGMLAYGSNYGKREKLPSGKFELYLTDMNNGATLLQYEDYGIQPDILLQNDKDWLDQVLEIIRGK, from the coding sequence ATGAGAATAATTTTGACTTTCATCTTTTTTTTGCTGGTACCGGGTTTAAACGCTCAGACAAATACCTATTTGGCAGACTTAACCGCATTGAGGGCGATCATTGAAAAAACAGCATCATTCAGGGCCCAGGTGAAAGGCGATAAGCTGACCGCGTACAATGACCTGTATCATCGCCTGCTATCAGACAGCTCAATGAAACCCGACAGCTACGAATACTTTTACAACCTGGCACAACTGGTCTTTCCGCTTCGGGACAATCACCTCGGTTTTTACCAGCTTCCGGATTACCAGCATTTGAGCACAACTGAAAGTATAGACAGTTTTGTTGCCACAAAAGAATTGCCTGCTTATCCTGCGTGTAAAATCAACCTTGATTCTTTAAAAGCAAACCTTGCCACCAGGCCTGCAGACGCTATAGAAGGAATTTATTACTACGACAAATTTTACACGGTTGGTCTTTTTAAAAGTGAAGCGCACAAATACGTTGGCGTTGTGTTGGATTCTGATATTAGCCTGTGGAAAAAAGGCCAGGTTGCCATTCATCTTTATGAGTTTGGCCCCAATCTTTACAAAGCAATTTATGGCCATCCTAAGTTTAAATTTTTTATGCTTCAGCCGGTAGAAAAATACCAAAACCAGTCTTTGATAAACGCCAGCTTTTATGGCTCCTATTCCCAAAGTGTCTATACAAAACAACTTACACAAACAGACTATGTAAGGCTGCCAAAAACGGCGTCCAAATTTGCACTTAAAAATCTGCAGGATGATGTGCAATATTTATTGATCCAAACCTTCCAGGCCAATCATGCCACTGCAGCGGTATCTCAAGAGTTTTACGATTCAGTAAAAACCTTGCTCAAAGCGCCGCACCTGGTTGTAGACCTGCGAAATAATGAAGGTGGTGCGGAAAAGGAAATGAAAAAATATCTGCGCCTTTTGCAGCAGTATGTCAACAACGGGCACCTGTATGTGCTTGTAAACAACGGCACTTTAAGCCAGGCAGAGATTTTTACGCTGGAATTGAAAAAGCTGGCAAACGTAACCACCGTTGGTCAGCAAACAAAGGGCATGCTGGCCTATGGCAGCAACTACGGCAAAAGAGAAAAACTGCCGAGCGGAAAGTTTGAGCTATATCTCACTGATATGAATAATGGCGCCACACTTTTGCAGTATGAAGATTATGGCATACAGCCAGACATCTTGTTACAAAACGACAAAGATTGGCTTGACCAGGTATTGGAGATCATACGCGGAAAGTAA
- a CDS encoding glycosyl hydrolase family 95 catalytic domain-containing protein, whose protein sequence is MCCQIETGFLQKGFELLLHNTQILMTGMQQFFSSAFVNACNIIFKLSTLCSTVHHTFVVFMCTYVFLDDMPMSLRAIPCLLMSCFLCDVSLHAQDVLWYTKPAINFNEALPVGNGRMGGMMYGRVQQDYISLNNATLWSGDPDIQWNNPGAKHYLSLVREAALKGEYKKADSLCRFMQGPYTESYMPMADLFIDYRNISDSLDYKRSLNLDSAIATTSFTSNNIHYKRTAFTSFPDSVMVLRIEADKKGFISFDIHLSSKLHHVVSTVSSNIILLKGRAPAHVEPNYLWRIQGDSAIQYAKDSGRGMTFGVCLKVLNEGGTITADDRSVHVSNADAVTVLITSATSFNGFNTSPVFNGKNALLLTENDMKRASSISYATLLTNHIADYKPLYQRVHYDFGSASKTKLPTDERLKKMPEQFDANLLALICQYGRYILIASSRPGGQPSNLKGLWNEKLRPEYSSNWCIDHDAQMSYYPVETNNLSELHQPFLRLIEELSENGYQTARLNYGMHGWVAHHNTDIWRKSSPVGKFGEGNPHWANWNMSGAWLCEHYFEHYRFTLDTNFLRAQAYPIMEGAAQFYLDWLIPDSTGKQLISVPSFSPENTFITKQGDTAQTSVNSTCDIELMKDLFHNIIQAAKVLNIQDAFVDSVQYAYGKLAPYPVGEHGNLLEWSHDWQPADPAHRHLSHMYAVFPGSEISPLTTPQLAVAAKKALNLRATTNGSWGFAWKAACRARLYEGDSAMQSLQYQLRYVNPQATTPVNNLGLYPNLFNSEVPGVILNGNTCITAAVTEMLLQSQTGIIDLLPALPKNLPEGSVKGLMARGGFIVNITWHDHRLITASLTAKQNTSCNIRLKDHYSIFLNNQSIALKRKGDDVYSFQAKAGNTYVLRK, encoded by the coding sequence ATGTGCTGTCAAATTGAAACAGGCTTTTTGCAGAAGGGATTTGAGCTTTTGCTACATAACACACAAATATTAATGACAGGAATGCAACAGTTCTTTTCATCAGCTTTCGTTAATGCATGCAATATAATTTTTAAACTATCAACTCTTTGCAGTACAGTGCATCACACTTTCGTTGTATTTATGTGTACCTATGTTTTTTTAGATGATATGCCGATGAGTTTACGTGCCATTCCTTGTTTATTGATGAGCTGTTTTTTGTGTGATGTAAGTCTGCATGCGCAGGATGTTTTATGGTACACAAAACCTGCCATCAATTTTAATGAAGCACTACCTGTTGGTAATGGAAGAATGGGCGGTATGATGTATGGCCGTGTACAACAGGATTATATTTCTTTGAACAATGCGACTTTATGGAGTGGCGATCCTGATATACAATGGAACAACCCCGGCGCAAAACACTACCTGTCTTTGGTTCGGGAAGCAGCATTGAAAGGTGAATATAAAAAAGCGGATAGCTTATGCCGTTTTATGCAGGGCCCATACACAGAAAGTTATATGCCGATGGCAGACCTGTTTATTGACTATAGAAATATCTCAGATTCACTTGACTACAAACGATCATTAAACCTTGACAGTGCTATTGCGACAACAAGTTTTACCAGCAACAACATTCACTACAAACGAACTGCGTTTACAAGTTTTCCCGATAGTGTTATGGTCCTGAGAATCGAAGCGGATAAGAAAGGTTTTATCAGTTTTGATATTCATCTTTCAAGCAAGCTGCATCATGTTGTTTCAACTGTCAGCAGCAATATCATTCTTTTAAAAGGAAGAGCGCCGGCACATGTTGAACCAAATTATTTATGGCGCATTCAGGGTGATTCAGCTATTCAATATGCAAAGGATTCAGGCAGGGGAATGACATTTGGAGTTTGTTTGAAGGTTTTGAATGAAGGCGGCACAATCACTGCTGATGACAGATCAGTGCATGTCTCAAATGCAGATGCGGTAACGGTTTTAATAACATCAGCAACAAGCTTCAACGGCTTTAATACATCTCCCGTTTTTAATGGAAAAAATGCTTTATTGCTTACTGAGAATGATATGAAAAGAGCTTCATCCATATCATATGCAACGTTATTGACAAATCATATTGCAGATTATAAACCTTTATACCAAAGGGTGCATTATGATTTCGGTTCAGCATCGAAAACTAAGCTTCCAACAGATGAACGCCTTAAAAAAATGCCGGAACAATTTGATGCAAATCTGTTGGCGCTAATTTGTCAGTACGGACGATATATTTTGATTGCAAGCTCCAGACCCGGTGGACAACCATCAAATTTAAAGGGTTTGTGGAATGAAAAACTGCGGCCTGAATACAGCAGCAACTGGTGTATTGATCATGATGCGCAAATGAGTTATTATCCTGTTGAAACAAACAATCTTTCAGAATTGCATCAACCGTTTTTGCGACTTATTGAAGAACTTTCAGAAAACGGGTATCAAACAGCAAGGCTCAATTATGGGATGCATGGTTGGGTGGCGCATCACAACACAGATATTTGGCGAAAGTCTTCGCCGGTTGGTAAATTTGGTGAAGGAAACCCACATTGGGCTAACTGGAACATGAGCGGCGCATGGTTATGCGAACATTATTTTGAGCATTATCGTTTTACGCTCGATACAAATTTCTTGCGTGCACAAGCATATCCAATAATGGAAGGGGCAGCGCAGTTTTATCTGGACTGGCTTATACCAGACAGTACGGGAAAACAGCTTATCAGTGTTCCGTCTTTTTCACCAGAAAATACTTTTATAACTAAGCAAGGTGATACCGCGCAAACAAGTGTAAACAGCACTTGCGATATTGAACTGATGAAAGATTTATTTCACAACATCATTCAGGCAGCGAAGGTTTTAAATATACAAGATGCTTTTGTTGACAGTGTTCAATATGCGTACGGGAAGCTCGCCCCTTATCCGGTTGGTGAGCATGGAAATTTATTAGAATGGTCGCATGACTGGCAGCCGGCTGACCCGGCACACAGGCATCTGTCGCATATGTATGCAGTGTTTCCGGGTTCGGAAATATCACCATTGACAACACCACAACTTGCGGTTGCGGCAAAAAAAGCGTTAAATCTTCGTGCTACAACAAATGGCAGTTGGGGATTTGCTTGGAAGGCTGCCTGCCGGGCTCGTTTGTATGAAGGCGACAGCGCTATGCAAAGCTTGCAATATCAATTACGTTATGTAAACCCACAGGCTACAACGCCTGTAAATAACCTCGGCTTGTATCCAAATTTGTTCAACAGCGAGGTGCCCGGCGTTATTTTAAATGGCAACACATGCATCACGGCTGCGGTTACGGAAATGTTGTTGCAATCGCAAACAGGCATCATCGATTTGTTGCCGGCTTTGCCAAAAAATTTACCGGAAGGTTCAGTAAAAGGGCTGATGGCGCGGGGAGGCTTTATCGTCAATATTACATGGCACGATCATCGGCTTATCACAGCCAGTTTAACGGCTAAACAAAATACTTCCTGCAACATCAGGCTAAAGGATCATTATTCCATATTTTTAAACAACCAATCAATCGCGCTGAAACGCAAAGGTGACGATGTCTATTCCTTTCAGGCTAAGGCTGGTAATACCTACGTCCTCCGTAAATAA
- a CDS encoding glycoside hydrolase family 172 protein: MKRTVAFLSLIFVCYVAKAQIPSAKSLFQFDSTSTPRWASFENPTAAKGKAATENYGAKGHPSDEINAGETKVLLNTKSAGIINRIWITIDDRSPEMLRSLKLEMFWDDASKPAVSVPFGDFFGIGLGKTTAFHNALFVNPEGRSFICYIPMPFKTAARIQIKNESDKRLTHIFYDINFQQTPWRNDNLYFHAYWHRDTATKLAEDFKLLPKVKGKGRFLGVNVGVLANPVYENHWWGEGEVKIYLDGDTNYPTLSGTGTEDYIGTGWGQGEFYNDYAGSLYASRNNDNGWCFYRYHIPDPIFFRRDIKVVLPEMGSNKKELVAALQAKGVPLIPATIDDQHGAPKPLYKPGYTVNLNDTTLPEGYIIFYRSDDVSSCAYFYLDKPTDDLPPLQDVIMRTYKLIKKD; the protein is encoded by the coding sequence ATGAAAAGAACTGTTGCATTCCTGTCATTAATATTTGTGTGTTATGTAGCAAAAGCTCAAATCCCTTCTGCAAAAAGCCTGTTTCAATTTGACAGCACATCAACACCACGATGGGCAAGTTTCGAAAATCCGACAGCAGCAAAAGGTAAAGCAGCAACTGAAAATTATGGTGCAAAAGGTCACCCTTCAGATGAAATAAATGCGGGTGAAACAAAAGTTTTATTAAACACAAAAAGTGCAGGTATAATTAACAGAATCTGGATAACCATCGATGACCGTTCACCCGAAATGCTGCGGTCACTAAAGCTGGAAATGTTTTGGGATGACGCTTCCAAACCCGCTGTAAGTGTGCCTTTCGGCGATTTTTTCGGTATCGGTTTAGGCAAAACAACAGCATTTCATAACGCACTGTTTGTAAATCCTGAAGGACGTTCTTTTATCTGCTATATTCCAATGCCGTTTAAAACTGCAGCACGCATTCAAATAAAAAATGAAAGTGATAAAAGACTTACGCATATTTTTTATGATATAAATTTTCAACAAACGCCCTGGCGAAATGATAATTTATATTTTCATGCATACTGGCATCGCGACACTGCCACAAAGTTGGCTGAAGACTTTAAATTGTTACCAAAGGTAAAAGGTAAGGGAAGGTTTCTCGGTGTGAATGTTGGCGTTCTTGCAAACCCGGTTTATGAAAATCATTGGTGGGGCGAAGGTGAAGTGAAAATATATTTGGATGGTGATACCAATTATCCAACGCTATCAGGCACAGGCACAGAAGATTATATTGGCACAGGTTGGGGCCAGGGCGAATTTTACAATGATTATGCAGGATCTTTATATGCCAGCAGAAACAATGATAATGGCTGGTGTTTTTACCGCTATCATATACCCGATCCAATATTTTTCAGGCGGGATATAAAAGTTGTATTGCCCGAAATGGGCAGCAATAAAAAAGAACTGGTTGCTGCGTTACAGGCAAAAGGAGTTCCTTTAATTCCCGCAACGATTGATGACCAGCATGGCGCTCCGAAACCATTATACAAACCGGGTTATACAGTAAATTTAAACGACACAACTCTGCCAGAAGGTTATATAATTTTTTATCGCAGCGATGACGTTTCATCATGCGCTTATTTTTATTTAGACAAACCAACAGATGATCTGCCGCCTTTGCAGGATGTTATTATGAGAACATATAAGCTAATCAAAAAAGATTAG